In Helianthus annuus cultivar XRQ/B chromosome 3, HanXRQr2.0-SUNRISE, whole genome shotgun sequence, a single window of DNA contains:
- the LOC110923885 gene encoding uncharacterized protein LOC110923885 — protein MFQRYETRRPDFPFLFLLVMEAFSSMLKKAGMVGAVRGLVLPNEGPTLTHLLYADDYVIMGEWGINNIKNVARLLSCFYLVSGLKINLRKSSLVGLGLSQAEVTDMAIIVLLTVKWERSLLSILGFLVGAKMHRIINWKSVFDYFEARLALWKSSLLSIGGE, from the coding sequence ATGTTTCAAAGGTATGAGACAAGGAGACCCGATTTCCCGTTCCTTTTTCTCCTTGTGATGGAAGCATTTTCTAGTATGTTGAAGAAAGCTGGGATGGTGGGTGCCGTTAGGGGATTGGTTTTACCTAATGAGGGACCGACTCTCACTCACTTATTATACGCGGACGATTATGTGATTATGGGAGAATGGGGGATTAATAATATTAAGAATGTTGCTCGTTTACTGAGTTGCTTCTATCTAGTTTCTGGCCTCAAGATTAATTTAAGGAAGTCGAGTCTGGTTGGGTTGGGTTTGTCGCAGGCAGAGGTTACGGATATGGCGATCATTGTATTGTTAACTGTAAAGTGGGAGAGATCCCTTTTATCCATCTTGGGGTTTTTGGTGGGTGCGAAGATGCATAGAATAATTAATTGGAAATCGGTGTTTGACTACTTTGAGGCTAGGCTTGCGTTGTGGAAATCCTCATTGTTGTCTATAGGGGGAGAGTGA